A stretch of the Coleofasciculus sp. FACHB-1120 genome encodes the following:
- the cruG gene encoding 2'-O-glycosyltransferase CruG, which translates to MNVDWLTIQSALSLLLLLVQAPATAILLSRLLKGPSRRSPVQPHTATPELLGAVSVVVPTLNEAERIGPALAGLTRQSYEVREIIVVDSRSQDGTPELVKAAQQQDPRFRLMTDDPLPPSWVGRPWALHTGFLHSCEKSEWILGMDADTQAIPGLVAGLLRTAKEEGYDLISLSPQFILKYPGEWWLQPALLMTLLYRFDPAGTNTQAPERVMANGQCFLCRRSVLEAVGGYTSARSSFCDDVTLARNIASRGFKVGFLDGAKVLKVRMYEGAAETWKEWGRSLDLKDAASRGQIWGDLWLLFAVQGLPLPASLVLLSWLVMGTSTLPVVAAVGLNLFLVLIRFALLLAIAPSYESRVRSPSFRGSETGKRERNFDFLLLPVYFYLSPLADPLAVLRIFLSAIRIPKQWRGRSYG; encoded by the coding sequence GTGAACGTCGATTGGTTAACCATACAGAGCGCACTCTCGCTGTTGCTGCTGCTCGTTCAGGCACCAGCAACAGCGATCCTGCTCTCGCGGCTCTTGAAAGGGCCGTCTCGGCGATCGCCCGTTCAACCCCACACTGCCACACCCGAACTCTTGGGTGCTGTCAGTGTCGTGGTTCCAACTTTAAATGAAGCGGAGCGAATTGGCCCAGCACTAGCTGGACTAACCCGCCAAAGTTACGAAGTCCGGGAGATTATCGTTGTTGATAGTCGTTCCCAAGATGGAACTCCAGAGTTAGTGAAAGCAGCGCAGCAGCAAGATCCCCGGTTCCGCTTAATGACGGATGACCCCTTACCGCCAAGCTGGGTGGGGCGTCCTTGGGCTTTACATACCGGATTTTTGCACAGCTGCGAAAAGAGCGAGTGGATTTTAGGAATGGACGCTGATACTCAGGCAATTCCTGGTTTAGTTGCTGGTTTGCTCAGGACAGCAAAAGAAGAGGGTTATGACCTAATTTCCCTGTCACCGCAGTTTATTTTGAAGTATCCAGGGGAGTGGTGGCTGCAACCAGCCCTCTTAATGACCCTGCTTTATAGATTCGATCCAGCGGGTACAAATACGCAAGCGCCGGAGCGGGTGATGGCGAACGGTCAGTGTTTCCTGTGCCGTCGCTCTGTTTTGGAGGCTGTAGGGGGTTATACCAGCGCCCGGAGTTCTTTTTGTGACGATGTGACCCTTGCCCGCAATATTGCCTCCCGTGGGTTCAAGGTGGGCTTTCTGGATGGAGCAAAGGTTTTGAAGGTGCGGATGTATGAGGGAGCAGCCGAAACTTGGAAAGAGTGGGGGCGATCGCTTGACCTAAAAGATGCTGCTTCTAGAGGTCAGATATGGGGGGACTTGTGGCTGCTATTCGCCGTTCAAGGTTTACCTCTACCCGCATCCTTAGTTTTACTCAGCTGGCTAGTGATGGGAACTTCTACACTTCCGGTGGTGGCTGCTGTCGGGTTAAATTTATTTCTGGTATTGATTCGGTTTGCGTTGTTACTCGCGATCGCGCCATCTTATGAAAGCAGAGTTCGCTCCCCCAGCTTTAGGGGATCGGAAACAGGTAAACGGGAAAGAAACTTTGACTTTTTACTTTTACCTGTTTACTTTTATCTTTCCCCTCTGGCAGATCCTTTAGCCGTACTGCGAATTTTTCTATCTGCTATCCGTATTCCTAAGCAGTGGCGCGGTCGGAGTTATGGATAG
- the cruF gene encoding gamma-carotene 1'-hydroxylase CruF has translation MKQLVTVERFCLIGHIVTMVFGLAGLVLVVPHPEIIMNLGETGQTAFQWSMAWGGVVNIVLGTVAVSIYAYRKLGLWHWLTFMVPAVCLSLGSELLGTSTGFPFGDYSYLNGLGYKIGGLVPFTIPLSWFYMGLVSYLIACAGLKTRQNPGLVRYVGAIAVAAMMFTSWDFALEPAMSQTMVPFWYWEHPGAFFGTPYGNYAGWFGTSSLFIGVGAILWRKTPILLERSGLGFPLTVYLSNFGYAAGLSLAAGYWIPVSLGVLVGVVPALTLWRMAQPPEIRESIPETPASLKSEIPVTQVKVAVK, from the coding sequence ATGAAGCAACTTGTCACTGTCGAGCGTTTCTGCCTGATTGGTCATATTGTAACGATGGTTTTTGGACTGGCAGGGCTAGTGCTAGTCGTACCCCATCCTGAAATAATTATGAATTTAGGGGAGACTGGGCAGACTGCATTCCAGTGGAGTATGGCTTGGGGTGGAGTGGTGAATATCGTCTTAGGAACGGTCGCCGTTTCCATTTATGCCTATAGAAAGCTGGGCCTGTGGCACTGGCTTACTTTCATGGTGCCTGCGGTGTGTCTGTCTTTGGGAAGTGAATTGCTGGGAACCAGTACAGGCTTTCCATTTGGTGACTACAGCTACCTAAATGGCTTGGGGTATAAGATTGGTGGACTGGTACCTTTTACCATTCCCTTGTCCTGGTTTTATATGGGATTGGTTTCTTATTTAATTGCCTGTGCGGGTCTAAAAACTCGGCAAAATCCAGGCTTGGTTCGCTATGTGGGCGCGATCGCTGTAGCTGCTATGATGTTCACCTCTTGGGACTTTGCGCTGGAGCCAGCGATGAGTCAGACGATGGTGCCTTTTTGGTATTGGGAACACCCAGGAGCCTTCTTTGGCACACCCTACGGCAATTATGCGGGTTGGTTTGGCACTAGCTCGCTATTTATCGGTGTGGGAGCAATATTGTGGAGAAAAACGCCGATTTTATTGGAGCGTTCTGGGCTAGGTTTCCCACTTACCGTTTATCTAAGTAACTTTGGATATGCAGCCGGATTGAGCTTGGCGGCTGGGTATTGGATACCTGTCTCGTTGGGCGTTCTTGTGGGTGTTGTTCCGGCTTTGACACTCTGGCGAATGGCACAACCGCCAGAGATCCGCGAATCTATCCCGGAAACCCCTGCCAGTTTGAAGTCAGAAATCCCAGTGACTCAAGTCAAAGTGGCGGTGAAGTGA
- a CDS encoding GNAT family N-acetyltransferase yields the protein MTSFLPKETKFAIRPVQYRDLDALERLAAEDFDAGDQIYSTDNLGRKVHQIRPWFGPLKFLSWFPNPCQHTFCVYVAEQDNQVRGTIQVSPFNRTRSTWRVEQVVLETGVPAEVGSQLLRYCFESILEARTWLLEVNVNNKATLALYRQNGFQPLAQLTYWAIDPELLSSLQEREPDLPNLLPVSNADAQLLYQLDTVSMPPLLRQVYDRHIHDFKTSFAGGFLTSLKQWIGKTVSVSGYVFEPQRKAAIGYFQIFLSRDGSQPHVAELTVHPAYTWLYPELLCQMARIAKDYPSQSLQLASADYQPEREEYLEQLGAERISHSLLMSRSVWHKLREAKPISLEGLQLAEMLQGLQPARKAVPGRMSWLKSKHKKPQVEPQKDLSSSVALPPKGGIVLNSQSLDATKASRTERGEENGENLGTGFGCR from the coding sequence ATGACTTCATTTCTGCCTAAAGAAACCAAATTTGCGATCCGTCCCGTTCAATACCGCGACCTAGATGCGCTGGAACGGCTTGCCGCAGAAGATTTTGACGCAGGAGACCAAATTTACTCAACGGACAATCTGGGTAGAAAAGTTCATCAAATTCGACCCTGGTTTGGTCCGCTGAAGTTCTTAAGCTGGTTTCCCAATCCTTGTCAGCATACTTTTTGCGTTTATGTCGCAGAGCAGGATAACCAAGTTCGCGGCACGATCCAGGTTTCACCCTTCAACCGCACGCGCAGCACTTGGCGGGTTGAACAGGTAGTTTTGGAGACAGGGGTACCGGCAGAAGTTGGCTCGCAGCTTTTGCGTTATTGCTTTGAGTCAATCTTGGAAGCTCGTACTTGGTTGCTGGAAGTCAATGTTAACAACAAAGCAACACTGGCTCTTTACCGGCAGAACGGGTTTCAACCGTTAGCGCAGCTGACTTATTGGGCGATCGATCCAGAGCTGCTTTCATCACTGCAAGAGCGCGAACCGGATTTACCTAATCTTCTCCCAGTCAGCAATGCTGATGCCCAGCTACTCTATCAACTCGACACGGTATCAATGCCGCCGCTGCTACGCCAAGTTTACGACCGCCACATCCATGACTTCAAAACCAGCTTCGCTGGCGGGTTTCTCACCAGCTTAAAGCAATGGATTGGCAAGACGGTTAGCGTGAGTGGCTATGTATTTGAACCGCAGCGCAAGGCAGCAATTGGCTATTTTCAAATTTTTCTGTCCCGCGATGGCTCCCAACCTCATGTCGCTGAGTTGACCGTACATCCAGCCTACACTTGGCTATACCCAGAGCTACTTTGCCAAATGGCTCGGATTGCGAAGGATTACCCTTCCCAGTCCTTACAACTGGCTTCAGCCGACTACCAGCCAGAACGAGAAGAATATTTGGAACAATTGGGGGCAGAACGAATTTCCCACTCGCTCCTGATGTCTCGTTCTGTGTGGCACAAGCTACGGGAGGCAAAGCCCATTTCCCTAGAAGGGTTACAGTTGGCTGAAATGCTTCAGGGTCTCCAACCCGCCCGCAAAGCAGTACCGGGGCGGATGTCTTGGCTGAAGTCGAAGCATAAGAAGCCGCAGGTGGAACCGCAGAAGGATTTATCCTCCTCCGTGGCGCTGCCTCCAAAAGGGGGAATCGTACTGAATTCCCAATCCCTTGATGCCACGAAAGCTAGCCGCACAGAGCGGGGAGAAGAGAATGGAGAGAATCTCGGCACTGGGTTTGGATGTCGGTAA
- the ruvX gene encoding Holliday junction resolvase RuvX, which produces MERISALGLDVGKKRVGVAGCDGTGLIATGIDTIERTSFERDIEQLRRLVEERQAQVLVVGLPYAMDGTLGFQAQQVQKFATRVAAALELPLEYMDERLTSYEAEELLKTERRSLSQNKPLIDRKAAALILQRWLDERRAANKVAKQLVETTYIASGAQIETSEIPN; this is translated from the coding sequence ATGGAGAGAATCTCGGCACTGGGTTTGGATGTCGGTAAAAAACGGGTTGGGGTAGCTGGTTGCGATGGCACTGGATTGATTGCCACCGGAATTGATACGATTGAGCGCACTTCCTTTGAGCGGGATATCGAGCAACTGCGACGCCTGGTTGAGGAGCGACAAGCGCAAGTTCTGGTCGTCGGCTTACCCTATGCGATGGATGGAACGCTAGGGTTCCAGGCGCAGCAGGTGCAGAAATTTGCGACAAGAGTGGCAGCAGCTCTCGAGTTACCGTTGGAATATATGGATGAGCGGCTCACGTCTTATGAGGCAGAGGAACTGCTGAAAACAGAAAGGCGATCGCTCTCCCAAAATAAGCCTCTAATTGACCGGAAGGCGGCAGCTTTGATTTTGCAACGCTGGTTAGATGAACGTCGAGCCGCAAACAAAGTCGCCAAGCAACTTGTAGAAACAACCTATATCGCGTCTGGCGCACAGATAGAGACATCGGAAATTCCCAATTGA
- the rpsO gene encoding 30S ribosomal protein S15: protein MTLPQQRKHEIMTEYQVHETDTGSTDLQIAMLTERINRLSTHLKANKKDHASRRGLLTMIGTRKRLLSYLQKEDRPRYQALIGRLGIRG, encoded by the coding sequence ATGACTCTGCCGCAACAGCGTAAACACGAAATTATGACTGAGTATCAGGTTCACGAAACTGATACTGGCTCGACGGATCTCCAAATTGCGATGCTGACAGAACGCATCAATCGTCTCAGCACTCACCTCAAAGCCAACAAGAAGGATCATGCTTCCCGGCGAGGTTTGTTGACAATGATTGGTACCAGAAAGCGTCTCCTGTCCTACCTGCAAAAGGAAGATAGACCTCGCTATCAAGCCTTGATTGGTCGCCTGGGTATTCGCGGTTAA
- a CDS encoding PAM68 family protein gives MSSEESQRNRLPFEPAKKNRKKPAKNQPTTPSTAKKEGQEPSSKKLESSAVPEVVSKRMVRRMALFCGIPSALGILTFIVSYVVVSQHWFKLPNAAVVLVSMGFFGLGVLGLSYGVLSASWDEERLGSKIGWNEFTTNWGRMTAAWRSAGQKDS, from the coding sequence ATGTCTTCAGAAGAATCCCAACGGAATCGCTTACCGTTTGAACCCGCTAAGAAGAATCGCAAAAAACCAGCGAAAAACCAACCCACAACCCCAAGCACTGCCAAAAAGGAAGGTCAAGAGCCTTCCTCAAAAAAACTTGAATCATCGGCAGTCCCAGAGGTGGTGAGCAAGCGCATGGTTCGCCGGATGGCTCTTTTTTGCGGCATTCCTAGCGCTTTAGGCATTTTGACTTTTATTGTCAGCTATGTCGTGGTTAGCCAGCACTGGTTTAAGTTGCCCAACGCCGCAGTTGTACTTGTGAGTATGGGCTTCTTTGGGTTGGGCGTTCTGGGATTAAGTTACGGGGTTCTCTCAGCCTCCTGGGACGAAGAGAGACTGGGTAGTAAAATCGGCTGGAACGAGTTCACCACGAACTGGGGACGGATGACAGCAGCGTGGCGTTCTGCTGGGCAAAAGGATTCATAA